The Rhodopseudomonas palustris genome window below encodes:
- a CDS encoding FAD-dependent oxidoreductase — translation MKQDETDVLVLGAGIVGVGAALHLQRRGRDVVLVDRNAAAGDETSYGNAGLIEVASVLPYMFPRDLAHLLRYAFNGSADVHYQLSGLPEFLPWLLRYFQASSPEGAARTARAALPLIRQSLAEHELLIAEAGVPELLRKTGWIKLFRSESSLSKNVAELDRVKQFGVTADVLDDASIAAREPNLMGRFAGAIHWLEPGFVPDPGALVKAYAALFTRKGGRFARGDARTLQQHGGGWRITTDDGVVTAREVVVALGPWSDLVFRPLGYRIPLGVKRGYHQHFAARGNAVLQHPILDADRGYLLAPMNRGIRLTTGAEFARRDAPPSHVQIDRTRAMARDLFPLGDVIEQQPWMGARPCLPDMLPVIGRAPRHPGLWFDFGHQHHGLTLGPVTGRLLAEMMTGEEPFADPAPFAAERFG, via the coding sequence ATGAAGCAGGACGAGACGGATGTTCTGGTGCTCGGCGCCGGGATCGTGGGCGTCGGCGCCGCGCTGCATCTGCAGCGACGCGGCCGCGACGTCGTGCTGGTCGATCGCAACGCCGCGGCGGGTGACGAGACCAGCTACGGCAATGCCGGGCTGATCGAGGTCGCCTCGGTGCTCCCCTATATGTTCCCGCGGGATCTGGCGCATCTGCTGCGCTACGCCTTCAACGGCTCGGCGGACGTGCACTACCAGTTGTCCGGCCTGCCTGAATTCCTGCCCTGGCTGCTGCGCTATTTTCAGGCCTCGTCGCCGGAAGGCGCGGCGCGCACCGCGCGCGCCGCGCTGCCGCTGATCCGGCAGAGCCTCGCCGAGCATGAACTCCTGATCGCCGAGGCCGGCGTGCCCGAACTGTTGCGCAAGACCGGCTGGATCAAGCTGTTTCGCTCCGAATCCTCCCTGAGCAAAAACGTCGCCGAGCTCGACCGCGTGAAGCAGTTCGGCGTCACCGCCGACGTGCTCGACGACGCCTCGATCGCGGCGCGCGAACCGAACCTGATGGGCAGATTTGCCGGCGCGATCCATTGGCTGGAGCCCGGCTTCGTGCCCGATCCCGGCGCGCTGGTGAAGGCCTATGCGGCGCTGTTCACGCGCAAGGGCGGCCGGTTCGCCCGCGGCGACGCGCGCACGCTGCAGCAGCACGGCGGCGGCTGGCGGATCACCACCGACGATGGCGTGGTCACCGCACGCGAGGTGGTGGTGGCGCTGGGGCCGTGGTCGGATCTGGTGTTCAGGCCGCTCGGCTATCGCATTCCGCTCGGCGTCAAGCGCGGCTATCACCAGCATTTCGCGGCGCGCGGCAACGCGGTGCTGCAGCATCCGATTCTCGATGCCGATCGCGGTTATTTGCTGGCGCCGATGAATCGCGGCATCCGGCTCACCACCGGCGCGGAGTTCGCCCGCCGCGATGCGCCGCCGTCGCATGTGCAGATCGATCGCACCCGCGCAATGGCGCGCGATCTGTTTCCGCTCGGCGATGTGATCGAGCAGCAGCCCTGGATGGGCGCGCGGCCATGCCTGCCGGACATGCTGCCGGTGATCGGCCGGGCGCCGCGTCACCCCGGGCTGTGGTTCGATTTCGGGCATCAGCATCACGGGCTGACGCTCGGTCCGGTCACCGGGCGGCTGTTGGCCGAGATGATGACCGGCGAGGAGCCGTTCGCCGATCCGGCGCCGTTCGCCGCCGAACGTTTCGGTTGA
- a CDS encoding TetR/AcrR family transcriptional regulator yields MARTRANDYDQKRRGILGRSAKLFAEHGYTGTSITMIAEACGVSKALMYHYYRSKDAVLFDLLADHLQHLVGVVEAAAQSEGDAGERLFAISAALLEAYRGADAEHQVQISSLKLLPPEQQEQLKTLERKLVSLMSDAISAAIPAVAATPHLLKPLTMSLFGMLNWHYLWFREGKGLSRETYAKMVTTLMVAGAEQAMDAITDDGAKPERTASRKKNERPAVARRA; encoded by the coding sequence ATGGCTCGCACGCGAGCGAACGACTACGACCAGAAACGCCGCGGCATCCTCGGCCGTTCCGCAAAACTGTTCGCCGAGCACGGCTACACCGGAACCTCGATCACCATGATCGCGGAGGCTTGCGGCGTCTCCAAGGCGCTGATGTATCACTACTACCGCTCCAAGGACGCGGTTCTGTTCGACCTGCTCGCGGATCATCTGCAGCATCTCGTCGGCGTGGTCGAAGCCGCGGCGCAGTCCGAGGGCGACGCCGGCGAGCGGCTGTTTGCGATTTCGGCGGCGCTGCTGGAAGCCTATCGCGGCGCCGACGCCGAGCATCAGGTGCAGATCTCGAGTTTGAAGTTGCTGCCGCCCGAACAGCAGGAGCAATTGAAGACGCTGGAGCGCAAGCTGGTCAGCCTGATGTCGGACGCGATCAGCGCGGCGATCCCGGCGGTCGCCGCCACGCCGCATCTGCTGAAGCCGCTGACGATGTCGCTGTTCGGGATGCTGAACTGGCACTATCTGTGGTTCCGCGAAGGCAAGGGACTGAGCCGCGAGACCTATGCGAAGATGGTGACGACGCTGATGGTCGCCGGCGCCGAACAGGCGATGGACGCGATCACGGACGACGGCGCCAAGCCCGAGCGCACAGCGTCGCGCAAGAAGAACGAGCGCCCGGCAGTGGCGCGGCGGGCTTAG
- the paaD gene encoding 1,2-phenylacetyl-CoA epoxidase subunit PaaD has product MVTRATSDSELRARAWDAAATVVDPEIPVLTIADLGVLRDISVNDGRVEVAITPTYSGCPAMNMITLEIELALARAGISDARVKTVLAPAWTTEWMSAEGRAKLKDYGIAPPQAATGRRALFGAPSEIACPQCGSIDTEQLSEFGSTSCKALWRCKSCREPFDYFKCH; this is encoded by the coding sequence ATGGTGACGCGCGCCACCAGCGATTCCGAGCTGCGCGCCCGCGCCTGGGATGCGGCCGCCACCGTGGTCGACCCGGAGATTCCCGTCCTCACCATCGCCGATCTCGGCGTGCTGCGCGACATCAGCGTCAACGACGGCCGCGTCGAGGTCGCGATCACCCCGACCTATTCGGGCTGCCCGGCGATGAACATGATCACGCTGGAGATCGAACTGGCGCTGGCCCGCGCCGGCATCAGCGATGCCCGCGTCAAGACCGTGCTGGCGCCGGCCTGGACCACCGAGTGGATGAGCGCGGAAGGCCGCGCCAAGCTGAAAGACTACGGCATCGCGCCGCCGCAGGCCGCGACCGGCCGCCGCGCGTTGTTCGGCGCGCCGTCGGAAATCGCCTGTCCGCAATGCGGTTCGATCGACACCGAGCAACTGTCCGAATTCGGCTCGACCTCCTGCAAGGCGCTGTGGCGCTGCAAGAGCTGCCGCGAGCCGTTCGATTACTTCAAGTGCCATTGA
- a CDS encoding poly(R)-hydroxyalkanoic acid synthase subunit PhaE — MADKDNDPAAAWQAMFGEMSKGFTTLASQAMASPEIAKAVGQVGGATAEAQKQFGEMVEKYLAGLNLPTRAQMDDFGARLSAIEARLDQLTTAINQGRNTAATPKPPHAK; from the coding sequence ATGGCCGACAAGGACAACGACCCGGCCGCGGCATGGCAGGCGATGTTCGGCGAGATGAGCAAGGGGTTCACGACGCTCGCCAGTCAGGCGATGGCGTCGCCGGAAATCGCCAAGGCGGTCGGTCAGGTCGGCGGCGCCACGGCGGAGGCGCAGAAACAATTCGGCGAGATGGTGGAAAAATATCTCGCCGGTCTCAACCTGCCGACGCGGGCGCAGATGGACGACTTCGGCGCGCGCTTGTCCGCGATCGAAGCGCGGCTCGATCAGCTCACCACGGCGATCAATCAGGGCCGCAACACCGCTGCCACGCCGAAGCCGCCGCACGCGAAATAG
- the paaC gene encoding 1,2-phenylacetyl-CoA epoxidase subunit PaaC gives MPAASITITDTPLFTYALRRADDALILGHRLSEWCGHAPMLEEDMALSNVALDLIGQARELYSYAGAVEGEGRDEDQLAYLREERQYQNLLLVEQPNGDFARTIARQLFYSAFADPYWRAMMGSRDATLAAIAAKSEKESAYHLRHAAEWMIRIGDGTDESHRRAQDAIDALLPFTGELFDADDSERRLIEAGVAIDPASLRDTWQGTIAAVLGEATLTLPSGTWVQRGGRSGRHSEHLGHLLAELQHMQRTYPGQTW, from the coding sequence ATGCCCGCCGCTTCGATCACCATCACCGACACCCCGCTGTTCACCTACGCGCTGCGCCGCGCCGACGACGCGCTGATCCTCGGGCATCGGCTGTCGGAATGGTGCGGGCACGCGCCGATGCTGGAAGAGGACATGGCGCTGTCGAACGTCGCGCTCGACCTGATCGGCCAGGCGCGCGAACTCTACAGCTATGCCGGAGCCGTCGAGGGCGAGGGCCGCGACGAGGACCAGCTCGCTTATCTGCGCGAGGAACGGCAGTATCAGAACCTGCTGCTGGTCGAGCAGCCGAACGGCGATTTCGCCCGCACCATCGCGCGGCAATTGTTCTATTCGGCGTTTGCCGATCCGTATTGGCGGGCGATGATGGGCTCGCGCGATGCGACGCTCGCGGCGATCGCCGCCAAGTCCGAGAAGGAAAGCGCCTATCACCTCCGCCACGCCGCCGAATGGATGATCCGGATCGGCGACGGCACCGACGAAAGCCATCGCCGCGCGCAGGACGCGATCGACGCGCTGTTGCCGTTCACCGGCGAACTGTTCGACGCCGACGACAGCGAGCGGCGGTTGATCGAGGCCGGCGTCGCGATCGATCCCGCGAGCCTGCGCGACACCTGGCAGGGCACGATCGCCGCCGTGCTGGGCGAAGCGACCTTGACGCTGCCGAGCGGCACGTGGGTGCAGCGCGGCGGTCGCAGCGGCCGGCACAGCGAGCATCTCGGCCATCTGCTCGCCGAACTGCAACACATGCAGCGGACCTATCCGGGCCAGACATGGTGA
- the paaK gene encoding phenylacetate--CoA ligase PaaK, with protein sequence MAASIHQLRASSGYSAELDEAERASRDEITALQTRRLAWTLKHAYDNVAHYKTAFDRAGVHPSDFRDLGDLSKFPLTSKTDLRDNYPFSMFAVPREQLARVHASSGTTGKPIVVGYTLKDIDSWATVMARSLRAAGARRGMILHNAYGYGLFTGGLGAHYGGEKLGCTVVPVSGGMTERQVQLINDFKPDIITVTPSYMLAILDEFKRQGLDPRGSSLRYGVFGAEPWTNAMRAEIEQAFDMDATDIYGLSEVIGPGVAQECVETKDGLHIWEDHFYPEVIDPATGAVLPDGQQGELVFTSLTKEAFPVIRYRTRDLTRLLPGTARPGMRRMEKITGRSDDMIILRGVNVFPTQIEEVLLGTDWCGGHFIIELTRDGRMDEMTVLAEARPESWDGAGLVPHAERVAHLIKNTIGISTTIKVVPPDTLERSLGKARRVFDKRPKS encoded by the coding sequence CTGGACGCTCAAGCACGCATACGACAACGTCGCGCATTACAAGACTGCGTTCGACCGCGCCGGCGTGCACCCGTCCGACTTCCGCGACCTCGGCGATCTGTCGAAATTTCCGCTGACGTCGAAGACCGATTTGCGTGACAACTACCCGTTCAGCATGTTCGCGGTGCCGCGTGAACAATTGGCCCGCGTCCACGCCTCGTCGGGCACCACCGGCAAGCCGATCGTGGTCGGCTACACGCTGAAGGACATCGACAGCTGGGCCACCGTGATGGCGCGCTCGCTGCGCGCCGCCGGCGCGCGGCGCGGCATGATCCTGCACAATGCCTATGGCTACGGCCTGTTCACCGGCGGGCTCGGCGCGCATTATGGCGGCGAGAAGCTGGGCTGCACCGTGGTCCCGGTCTCCGGCGGCATGACCGAGCGCCAGGTGCAACTGATCAACGATTTCAAGCCCGACATCATCACCGTGACGCCGAGCTACATGCTGGCGATCCTCGACGAGTTCAAGCGGCAGGGGCTCGACCCGCGCGGATCGTCGCTGAGATACGGCGTGTTCGGCGCCGAGCCCTGGACCAACGCGATGCGCGCCGAGATCGAGCAGGCGTTCGATATGGACGCGACCGACATCTATGGGCTGTCCGAAGTGATCGGCCCCGGCGTCGCGCAGGAATGCGTCGAGACCAAGGACGGGCTGCACATCTGGGAGGATCACTTCTATCCCGAAGTGATCGATCCCGCGACCGGCGCGGTGCTGCCCGACGGCCAACAGGGCGAGCTGGTGTTCACCTCGCTGACCAAGGAAGCCTTCCCGGTGATCCGCTATCGCACCCGCGATCTGACGCGGCTGCTGCCGGGCACCGCGCGGCCCGGGATGCGGCGGATGGAGAAGATCACCGGCCGCTCCGACGACATGATCATCCTGCGCGGCGTCAACGTGTTTCCGACCCAGATCGAGGAAGTGCTGCTCGGCACCGACTGGTGCGGCGGCCACTTCATCATCGAGCTGACCCGCGACGGCCGGATGGACGAGATGACGGTGCTGGCCGAAGCCCGCCCGGAAAGCTGGGACGGCGCCGGCCTCGTGCCGCACGCCGAACGCGTCGCGCACCTGATCAAGAACACCATCGGGATCTCGACCACCATCAAAGTCGTGCCGCCCGACACGCTGGAGCGTTCGCTCGGCAAGGCCAGGCGGGTGTTCGACAAGCGGCCGAAGTCATAG
- a CDS encoding alpha/beta hydrolase produces MAAVDRATPQHRLRPPSLALLLAEARSLLEFNASILLSPLLLQAPKGDGHPVLVLPGLLASDLSTAPLRRYLRALGYQPFAWELGRNFGGVYRMRDRLRRRLTSIHEASGRKVSVVGWSLGGVYARDLALHAPETIRGIVTLGSPFSGDITATNARRVYERLSGEDLDEIRLDDLKTLAGDMPVPTTSIYSRTDGIVNWRTSLLRPSPTAENIEVLLASHIGLTVNAAVLWAIADRLAQPEGAFVPFDRSGPFALAYAARSPEA; encoded by the coding sequence ATGGCGGCCGTCGACCGCGCGACCCCTCAGCATCGTCTGCGTCCGCCGAGCCTCGCGCTGCTGCTGGCGGAGGCGCGCAGCCTGCTCGAATTCAACGCCAGCATCCTGCTGTCGCCGCTGCTGCTGCAGGCGCCGAAGGGCGACGGCCATCCGGTGCTGGTGCTGCCGGGGCTGCTCGCCAGCGATCTGTCGACCGCGCCGCTGCGGCGCTATCTGCGCGCGCTCGGCTATCAGCCGTTCGCCTGGGAGCTCGGTCGCAATTTCGGCGGCGTCTACCGGATGCGCGACCGGCTGCGCCGGCGCCTGACCTCGATCCACGAAGCGTCCGGCCGCAAGGTCAGCGTGGTCGGGTGGAGCCTCGGCGGCGTCTATGCCCGCGACCTGGCGCTGCATGCGCCGGAGACGATCCGCGGCATCGTCACGCTCGGCAGCCCGTTCTCCGGCGACATCACCGCCACCAATGCGCGGCGGGTCTACGAGCGGCTGTCGGGCGAGGACCTCGACGAGATCAGGCTCGACGACCTGAAGACGCTCGCGGGCGACATGCCGGTGCCGACGACGTCGATCTATTCGCGCACCGACGGCATCGTGAACTGGCGCACCTCGCTGCTGCGGCCGTCGCCGACCGCCGAGAACATCGAGGTGCTGCTCGCGAGCCATATCGGGCTCACCGTCAATGCCGCGGTGTTGTGGGCGATCGCCGACCGGCTGGCGCAGCCGGAGGGCGCATTCGTGCCGTTCGATCGCTCGGGGCCATTCGCGCTGGCCTATGCGGCGCGATCGCCCGAGGCATGA
- the paaE gene encoding 1,2-phenylacetyl-CoA epoxidase subunit PaaE: MNISATIPRFHPLVIRDLRREGRDAISLSFTVPPDLADAYRFAPGQYLTLRTTMDGEEVRRSYSICSGPDDGELRIAVKKIDGGAFSVWATEELKAGDTLDVMTPTGRFGVAHAVDEVRTYVGFAAGSGITPILSLIKAVLAREPDSRFFLFYGNRSTDQILFRDTLETLKDRYLQRFAVFHVLSQEEQDVPVMQGRLDRDKVRLLLTAMLPAASVDHVFVCGPTGMSDDVEAACRELGIAEARIHVERFVSGLGGKPRPKAVVAPGAPPKAIAALIIDGKRREVPVAEGEAILDAALRAGVDLPFACKGGMCSTCRAKLVEGEAPMELNYSLEPWELQAGFILTCQAKPTSARVVVDYDHL, translated from the coding sequence ATGAACATCTCCGCCACCATTCCGCGCTTCCATCCGCTGGTGATCCGCGATCTGCGCCGCGAGGGCCGCGACGCGATCTCGCTGAGCTTCACCGTCCCGCCGGATCTGGCCGACGCGTATCGCTTCGCGCCCGGGCAGTATCTGACGCTGCGCACCACGATGGACGGCGAGGAGGTGCGGCGCTCCTATTCGATCTGTTCCGGCCCCGACGACGGCGAACTCAGGATCGCGGTGAAGAAGATCGACGGCGGCGCGTTCTCGGTGTGGGCGACCGAGGAACTGAAGGCCGGCGACACGCTCGATGTGATGACGCCGACCGGCCGCTTCGGGGTCGCGCATGCGGTCGATGAGGTGCGGACCTATGTCGGCTTCGCCGCAGGCTCCGGCATCACGCCGATCCTGTCGCTCATCAAGGCCGTGCTGGCGCGCGAGCCCGACAGCCGGTTCTTCCTGTTCTACGGCAACCGCAGCACCGATCAGATCCTGTTTCGCGATACGCTGGAGACGCTGAAGGATCGTTACCTGCAGCGCTTCGCGGTGTTCCACGTGCTGTCTCAGGAGGAGCAGGACGTGCCGGTGATGCAGGGCCGGCTCGATCGCGACAAGGTGCGGCTGCTGCTGACCGCGATGCTGCCGGCGGCGTCGGTCGATCACGTCTTCGTCTGCGGTCCGACCGGGATGAGCGACGACGTCGAGGCGGCCTGCCGCGAACTCGGCATCGCCGAGGCGCGCATCCATGTCGAGCGTTTCGTTTCCGGATTGGGCGGCAAGCCGCGACCCAAGGCGGTGGTCGCGCCGGGCGCCCCGCCCAAGGCGATCGCGGCGCTGATCATCGACGGCAAGCGCCGCGAAGTGCCGGTGGCCGAGGGCGAAGCGATCCTCGACGCGGCGCTGCGCGCCGGCGTCGATCTTCCCTTCGCCTGCAAGGGCGGCATGTGCTCCACCTGCCGGGCCAAGCTGGTCGAAGGCGAGGCCCCGATGGAGCTGAACTACTCGCTGGAGCCGTGGGAGCTGCAGGCCGGGTTCATCCTGACGTGCCAGGCCAAGCCGACGTCAGCGCGCGTGGTGGTGGATTACGACCATTTGTAG
- a CDS encoding phasin → MTDQNYTETHQAAFDNVKQAFAPVGDAFKNFQNLEVPEATRDFVKRAAGTAKEKAADFQAGSEKVTSAIEEAVSHSVSEAAKISRNIQQAIYADTQAFFSGIDKMASAKSLNEAVQIQSDLVRSHGEVLMSRAKSTTEYLGKLVADSTKSAQDNLTKTFSKPL, encoded by the coding sequence ATGACCGACCAGAATTATACCGAGACTCACCAGGCCGCGTTCGACAACGTCAAGCAGGCGTTCGCGCCGGTCGGCGACGCGTTCAAGAATTTCCAGAATCTGGAAGTTCCGGAAGCGACCCGCGACTTCGTCAAGCGCGCGGCCGGCACCGCGAAGGAAAAGGCCGCCGACTTCCAGGCGGGCTCGGAGAAGGTCACCTCCGCGATCGAAGAGGCCGTCAGCCATTCGGTCAGCGAAGCCGCCAAGATCAGCCGCAACATCCAGCAGGCGATCTATGCCGACACCCAGGCGTTCTTCTCCGGCATCGACAAGATGGCGTCGGCGAAGTCGCTGAACGAAGCGGTGCAGATCCAGTCCGATCTCGTCCGCTCGCACGGCGAAGTCCTGATGTCGCGCGCCAAGTCGACCACCGAATATCTCGGCAAGCTCGTGGCCGACAGCACCAAATCGGCGCAGGACAACCTGACCAAGACCTTCAGCAAGCCGCTCTGA
- the paaA gene encoding 1,2-phenylacetyl-CoA epoxidase subunit PaaA: MYTQALNTTEADDRNLEDAGRAARFQARIDAEERIEPNDWMPAAYRKTLTRQISQHAHSEIVGMLPEGNWITRAPTLRRKAALLAKVQDECGHGLYLYAAAETLGASREELVDQMLSGKAKYSSIFNYPTLTWADIGAIGWLVDGAAIMNQIPLCRCSYGPYARAMIRVCKEESFHQRQGYEIMLTLAKGSAEQKAMAQDALDRWWWPCLMMFGPPDQASQHSDTSTKWKIKRFSNDELRQKFVDATVPQAHYLGLTIPDADLKKNDETGHWDYGTIDWDEFKQVLAGNGPCNRDRLAARRKAHDDGAWVREAAVAFAEKRKKKLAA; the protein is encoded by the coding sequence ATGTACACCCAGGCCCTCAACACCACCGAAGCCGACGATCGCAATCTCGAGGACGCCGGCCGCGCCGCGCGGTTCCAGGCGCGGATCGACGCCGAAGAACGGATCGAGCCCAACGACTGGATGCCGGCCGCCTATCGCAAGACGCTGACGCGGCAGATCTCCCAACACGCCCATTCCGAGATCGTCGGCATGCTGCCGGAAGGCAACTGGATCACCCGCGCGCCGACGCTGCGCCGCAAGGCGGCGTTGCTCGCCAAGGTGCAGGACGAATGCGGCCACGGGCTGTATCTCTACGCCGCCGCCGAGACGCTCGGCGCCTCGCGCGAGGAACTGGTCGACCAGATGCTGAGCGGCAAGGCGAAGTACTCGTCGATCTTCAACTACCCGACGCTGACCTGGGCGGATATCGGCGCGATCGGCTGGCTGGTCGACGGCGCCGCGATCATGAACCAGATTCCGCTGTGCCGCTGCTCCTACGGCCCCTATGCGCGCGCGATGATCCGCGTCTGCAAGGAGGAGTCGTTCCACCAGCGCCAGGGCTACGAGATCATGCTGACGCTGGCGAAGGGCTCGGCCGAGCAGAAGGCGATGGCGCAGGACGCACTCGACCGCTGGTGGTGGCCGTGTCTGATGATGTTCGGCCCGCCCGATCAGGCGAGCCAGCACAGCGACACCTCGACCAAGTGGAAAATCAAGCGCTTCTCCAACGACGAGCTGCGCCAGAAATTCGTCGATGCCACCGTGCCGCAGGCGCACTATCTGGGCCTGACGATTCCCGATGCCGATCTGAAGAAGAACGACGAAACCGGTCACTGGGACTACGGCACGATCGACTGGGACGAATTCAAGCAGGTGCTGGCCGGCAACGGCCCGTGCAACCGCGATCGGCTGGCGGCGCGCCGCAAGGCGCATGACGACGGCGCCTGGGTGCGTGAAGCGGCCGTCGCCTTCGCCGAGAAGCGCAAGAAGAAACTGGCGGCGTAG
- the paaB gene encoding 1,2-phenylacetyl-CoA epoxidase subunit PaaB, whose product MTTPNTALWEVFIRSRNGLAHKHVGSLHAADATLALQAARDVYTRRGEGLSIWVVPSSAITASDPAEAGMMFEPAESKIYRHPTFYEVPDEVGHM is encoded by the coding sequence ATGACCACGCCGAATACGGCGCTGTGGGAAGTCTTCATCCGCAGCCGCAATGGCCTCGCGCACAAGCATGTCGGTTCGCTGCACGCCGCCGACGCCACGCTGGCGCTGCAAGCCGCCCGCGACGTCTACACCCGCCGCGGCGAGGGCCTGTCGATCTGGGTAGTGCCGTCGAGCGCGATCACGGCGAGCGATCCCGCCGAAGCCGGGATGATGTTCGAGCCGGCCGAGAGCAAGATCTATCGTCATCCGACGTTCTACGAGGTGCCGGACGAAGTCGGGCATATGTAG
- a CDS encoding DUF6489 family protein, protein MKVNVEIDCTPEEARAFFGLPNVQPMQTAVMDRLQQQMLSNIDKVSPEALMQSWFTFDPKIAERFQDMFVTMAGLGGNKK, encoded by the coding sequence ATGAAAGTCAACGTCGAGATCGATTGCACCCCCGAGGAAGCGCGCGCGTTCTTCGGCCTGCCCAACGTGCAGCCGATGCAGACCGCGGTGATGGACAGGCTGCAGCAGCAGATGCTGTCGAACATCGACAAGGTGTCGCCGGAGGCGTTGATGCAGAGCTGGTTCACCTTCGATCCGAAGATCGCCGAGCGCTTCCAGGATATGTTCGTGACCATGGCGGGCCTGGGCGGAAACAAGAAGTAA